A DNA window from Chelativorans sp. AA-79 contains the following coding sequences:
- the trbL gene encoding P-type conjugative transfer protein TrbL encodes MNDVGVIDRFLETFTAYIDSGFGLLGGEIAFLTSTLIVIDITLAGLFWAWGADEDVLQRLVKKTLYIGFFAFIIGNFNSLAAIVFESFSGLGLKAGGSALSGSELLQPGRVAQVGLDAADPILEAAGELMGYLSFFENFAQIMVLMIAWAIVLIAFFLLAVQIFVTLIEFKLTTLAGFVLIPFALFGKTAFLAEKVLGNIVASGIKILVLAVIVGIGSGLFDEFTTGIAEQPTITDALSMVLGALCLLGLGIFGPGIATGLVSGAPQLGAGAAAGTGLAAAGMGAAGYMGARAGLSGGAAAIGAGGRMGAAAARGGAHLAGSASTAYGLAASTSGQSGTGAVAAGMSGVAKAGASAAVQPVKDAMSRAAQSLSSSQSAGRAAAWSVTGGQSPVAGMADTAAGASPSAASSPPAWATRMKRGQSVSHGATAAAHAVRSGDSGGGSMSVSLDQDDRR; translated from the coding sequence TTCGGCCTGCTCGGCGGGGAAATCGCCTTCCTCACCTCCACGTTGATCGTCATCGACATCACGCTGGCCGGCCTGTTCTGGGCCTGGGGCGCGGACGAGGACGTGCTGCAGCGCCTTGTGAAGAAGACGCTCTATATCGGCTTCTTCGCCTTCATCATCGGCAACTTCAATTCGCTCGCAGCCATCGTCTTCGAGAGCTTTTCCGGTCTCGGCCTGAAGGCGGGCGGCTCCGCGCTGTCCGGTTCCGAGCTTCTCCAGCCTGGTCGCGTCGCACAGGTCGGCCTCGACGCCGCCGATCCTATCCTAGAGGCGGCCGGCGAACTGATGGGCTATCTCTCCTTCTTCGAGAACTTCGCGCAGATCATGGTGCTCATGATCGCCTGGGCGATCGTGCTGATCGCCTTCTTCCTTCTGGCGGTACAGATTTTCGTCACACTCATCGAGTTCAAGCTGACGACGCTCGCCGGCTTCGTGCTGATCCCCTTCGCGCTATTCGGCAAGACGGCCTTCCTCGCCGAGAAGGTGCTCGGCAACATCGTCGCCTCCGGCATCAAGATCCTGGTGCTCGCCGTCATCGTCGGCATCGGCTCCGGACTGTTCGACGAGTTCACCACCGGCATCGCCGAACAACCGACCATCACCGATGCGCTGTCCATGGTGCTGGGCGCGCTCTGCCTGCTCGGCCTCGGCATCTTCGGCCCCGGCATCGCCACCGGCCTCGTCTCCGGCGCGCCCCAGCTTGGCGCGGGGGCGGCGGCCGGCACCGGCCTGGCTGCCGCGGGTATGGGTGCTGCCGGCTATATGGGGGCGCGTGCCGGATTGAGCGGCGGTGCTGCCGCGATCGGCGCCGGCGGGCGCATGGGTGCCGCTGCCGCCCGTGGTGGCGCGCATCTGGCCGGCAGCGCCTCCACCGCCTATGGCCTTGCCGCCTCGACCTCCGGTCAGTCCGGAACGGGGGCCGTGGCTGCCGGCATGAGCGGCGTTGCCAAGGCCGGCGCGAGTGCTGCCGTGCAGCCGGTGAAGGACGCCATGTCGCGCGCCGCCCAATCCTTGTCCTCCAGCCAATCGGCGGGCCGCGCGGCAGCATGGAGCGTCACCGGCGGACAGTCACCCGTCGCCGGCATGGCGGATACCGCCGCTGGCGCGTCTCCTTCAGCCGCTTCTTCTCCGCCAGCCTGGGCCACGCGCATGAAGCGCGGCCAGTCCGTGAGCCACGGTGCAACCGCCGCAGCCCACGCCGTCCGCTCCGGCGATTCCGGCGGCGGCTCCATGTCCGTTTCCCTCGATCAGGATGACCGCAGATGA
- the trbF gene encoding conjugal transfer protein TrbF, with translation MNLFKRPSVRYARTPEPETPYQRAAQAWDERIGSARVQAKNWRLMAFGSLILAGGFATALVWQSTRGTVVPWVVQVDKFGEAQAVASAVADYRPTDPQIAWHLARFIEQVRSIPADPIIVRQNWLRAYEYTTDRGAIALNDYARSNDPFTRVGRQQIAVEISSVIRASPDSFRIAWTERRYENGQIAGTERWTAILTVVIQQPRTADKLKANPLGVYVNAINWSKEMGS, from the coding sequence ATGAACCTCTTCAAAAGACCTTCAGTGCGCTATGCGCGCACGCCCGAACCGGAAACTCCATACCAGCGCGCCGCACAGGCCTGGGACGAGCGCATCGGCTCGGCCCGCGTGCAGGCGAAAAACTGGCGGCTGATGGCCTTCGGCTCGCTGATACTGGCAGGCGGATTCGCCACGGCACTGGTCTGGCAGTCGACGCGCGGCACCGTCGTGCCCTGGGTGGTACAGGTCGACAAGTTCGGCGAGGCACAGGCTGTCGCCTCGGCCGTCGCCGACTATCGGCCCACCGATCCGCAGATCGCATGGCATCTGGCGCGTTTCATCGAGCAGGTGAGAAGCATTCCGGCTGACCCGATCATCGTGCGGCAGAACTGGCTGCGCGCCTATGAATACACCACCGATCGCGGCGCAATCGCGCTCAACGATTACGCCCGTTCGAACGACCCGTTCACCAGGGTCGGCCGGCAGCAGATCGCCGTCGAGATCTCAAGCGTGATCCGCGCTTCGCCAGACTCGTTCCGCATCGCCTGGACAGAGCGTCGTTACGAGAATGGCCAGATCGCCGGCACCGAGCGCTGGACCGCCATCCTCACCGTTGTGATCCAGCAGCCGCGCACGGCCGACAAGCTGAAGGCAAACCCGCTCGGCGTCTACGTCAACGCAATCAACTGGTCGAAGGAGATGGGGTCATGA
- a CDS encoding DUF2274 domain-containing protein gives MTKLKLSAIPDDKPVKLTVELPAPVFKDLQAYAEAIGRESNQPAPDPARLVAPMAARFMATDKAFRKARRQLPRPEGRSTADTDSSSS, from the coding sequence ATGACCAAACTCAAACTCTCCGCCATTCCCGACGACAAGCCCGTCAAACTGACCGTCGAATTGCCCGCTCCGGTGTTCAAGGATTTGCAGGCGTATGCCGAGGCGATCGGGCGCGAGAGCAACCAGCCTGCGCCTGATCCGGCGAGACTTGTTGCGCCAATGGCCGCCAGATTCATGGCTACCGACAAGGCGTTCCGCAAGGCCAGGAGACAATTGCCTCGACCCGAAGGTCGAAGCACAGCCGATACCGATAGCAGCTCTTCGTAG
- the trbG gene encoding P-type conjugative transfer protein TrbG, with the protein MKGVTRKTEGSTARYSPVLAAALLSATALGGCANKYIPPEIDYDNVAPAVLKTDPPGKVEVVELPKPLPLPGQLKPVDGGKAKPEPKDPKARVTQANEAARMQPVRDGFINAVQVYPFSAGALYQVYAAPGQVTDIALQPGEQLVGSGPVAAGDTVRWIIGDTESGAGDRRQVHILVKPTRPDLQTNLVINTDRRTYHMELRSTEKTYMASVSWQYPRDQLIALRRQNARAIAAQPVATGVDISKLNFRYSIEGDSAPWKPLRAFDDGSKVYIEFPSGIGKGEMPPLFVIGPSGNSELVNYRARQNYYVVDRLFAAAELRLGDKTSERRVRIVRTDGRPAKRRTALFASGRGR; encoded by the coding sequence ATGAAGGGGGTGACAAGGAAGACCGAAGGCAGCACGGCGCGATATTCGCCGGTGCTCGCCGCAGCACTCCTGTCCGCCACGGCTCTGGGCGGCTGCGCCAACAAATACATCCCGCCGGAGATCGATTACGACAATGTCGCGCCGGCCGTTCTGAAGACCGATCCGCCCGGCAAAGTCGAGGTGGTCGAGCTGCCGAAGCCGCTCCCTTTGCCCGGCCAGTTGAAGCCGGTCGATGGCGGCAAGGCCAAACCGGAGCCGAAGGACCCGAAGGCCCGCGTCACCCAAGCGAACGAAGCTGCACGCATGCAGCCCGTCCGCGACGGCTTCATCAATGCCGTGCAGGTTTATCCCTTCTCGGCCGGCGCGCTCTATCAGGTCTATGCCGCGCCCGGTCAGGTCACCGACATCGCCCTCCAGCCCGGCGAGCAACTCGTCGGCTCCGGCCCGGTCGCGGCCGGCGACACGGTGCGCTGGATCATCGGCGACACGGAAAGCGGCGCAGGCGATCGCAGGCAGGTGCATATCCTGGTCAAGCCGACACGGCCGGACCTCCAGACCAATCTCGTCATCAACACGGACCGGCGCACCTACCATATGGAACTGCGCTCGACGGAGAAGACCTACATGGCCTCGGTCTCCTGGCAATATCCGCGGGACCAGTTGATTGCGCTCCGCCGGCAGAACGCAAGAGCGATCGCCGCGCAGCCTGTGGCGACAGGGGTCGACATCTCGAAGCTGAACTTCCGCTATTCGATCGAGGGTGACAGCGCGCCCTGGAAACCGCTGCGTGCCTTCGATGATGGATCGAAGGTCTATATCGAGTTCCCGTCCGGTATTGGCAAGGGCGAGATGCCGCCGCTCTTCGTCATTGGCCCGTCCGGTAACTCCGAACTGGTCAACTACCGCGCCCGCCAGAACTACTATGTCGTCGACCGTCTGTTCGCCGCCGCCGAATTGCGTCTCGGCGACAAGACGAGCGAGAGGCGTGTGCGCATCGTCCGCACCGACGGTCGCCCGGCCAAGCGGCGCACCGCGCTCTTTGCATCGGGGCGAGGCCGATGA
- a CDS encoding TrbI/VirB10 family protein, giving the protein MTNAPNIPAGDIKAELRLRPEPPRVTRLSRKVLIGLGGVSAVTIVGSLFWALDTSQRGSQPATELYSTENRSTADGLQNLPRDYTGLPRSDVPALGPALPGDLGRPIRRAQEQGKSVEVPVIETPRADPDEQRRLAEIEAARVAKLFTDSRGLRAPGQQIAGEIAVGNRDPSSGLTLPTETSPLDPGAAQNMQDRKLAFVNAEADRRTVSPDRVQDKASPYVVQAGSVIPAALITGINSDLPGQITAQVTEHVYDSPTGSHLLIPQGARLIGQYDSQVAFGQRRVLLVWNHIVMPDGTSIVLERLAGSDTQGFSGLEDGVDHHWGRIFRAAILSTLLGIGTELSSDDESDIAKAIRESAQDTASDIGQQIVRRQLNIQPTLTVRPGFPVRIVVKRDLVMQPYDAAKERS; this is encoded by the coding sequence ATGACCAACGCACCGAATATCCCTGCCGGCGACATCAAGGCCGAACTGCGCCTTCGACCCGAGCCTCCTCGCGTGACACGGCTGTCGCGCAAGGTGCTGATCGGTCTCGGCGGCGTCAGCGCCGTCACCATTGTCGGCTCACTCTTCTGGGCGCTCGATACCAGTCAGCGCGGCAGTCAACCCGCTACCGAACTCTACAGCACCGAAAACCGCTCGACGGCTGACGGCTTGCAGAACCTTCCGCGCGACTATACCGGCCTGCCGCGCTCGGACGTTCCAGCGTTGGGGCCGGCCTTGCCCGGTGATCTCGGCCGGCCGATCCGCCGTGCGCAAGAACAAGGCAAGTCGGTTGAAGTGCCAGTTATCGAGACACCACGTGCTGATCCCGACGAGCAGCGCCGCCTGGCCGAGATCGAAGCCGCCCGCGTCGCAAAACTGTTTACGGACAGCCGTGGCCTACGGGCGCCAGGTCAGCAGATCGCGGGAGAAATAGCAGTGGGTAATCGCGATCCGTCGTCCGGCCTCACCTTACCAACAGAGACGTCGCCGCTCGATCCCGGCGCCGCACAGAACATGCAGGACCGCAAGCTCGCCTTCGTCAATGCCGAGGCGGATCGCCGTACCGTCAGCCCCGACCGCGTGCAGGACAAAGCCTCGCCCTATGTCGTGCAGGCTGGGTCTGTCATTCCGGCGGCGCTGATCACCGGAATCAATTCCGATCTTCCCGGCCAGATCACCGCGCAGGTCACGGAACACGTCTATGACAGCCCGACCGGATCGCATCTGCTGATCCCGCAGGGCGCGCGCCTGATCGGCCAGTATGACAGCCAGGTCGCATTCGGCCAGCGCCGCGTCTTGCTCGTGTGGAACCACATCGTCATGCCCGACGGCACGTCCATTGTGCTAGAGCGCCTCGCGGGTTCCGACACGCAAGGCTTCTCCGGCCTGGAGGACGGAGTGGACCATCATTGGGGCCGGATTTTCCGCGCCGCGATTCTCTCGACGCTGCTAGGCATCGGTACGGAACTCTCCAGCGATGACGAGAGCGACATCGCCAAGGCCATCCGGGAAAGCGCCCAGGACACTGCCTCCGACATCGGCCAGCAGATCGTCCGCCGACAGCTCAACATCCAGCCGACGCTCACGGTGCGGCCGGGCTTCCCGGTCAGGATTGTTGTGAAACGGGATTTGGTGATGCAGCCCTACGATGCCGCAAAGGAGCGGTCATGA
- a CDS encoding DoxX family protein: MNSNETLSLWTPRVLSILRIVAAFLFLEHGTQKLLGFPASEFSPDMLFLPWIAGLLELVGGVLLILGLFTRPVAFLLSGQMAVAYWMAHAPQSFFPVLNGGDSAILFCFVFLYLVFAGPGVWSLDHMLKYKSATPQTNP; this comes from the coding sequence ATGAACAGCAATGAGACTTTGAGCCTCTGGACACCGCGCGTCCTCAGCATACTGCGCATTGTCGCCGCGTTCCTGTTCCTGGAGCACGGTACGCAGAAGCTGCTCGGATTTCCCGCCAGCGAATTCTCGCCCGACATGCTGTTCCTGCCGTGGATTGCCGGCCTTCTCGAACTCGTCGGTGGTGTCTTGCTCATTCTCGGCCTGTTCACGCGGCCGGTCGCTTTCTTGCTTTCCGGGCAGATGGCGGTGGCCTATTGGATGGCGCATGCCCCGCAAAGCTTCTTTCCGGTTCTCAACGGTGGTGACAGCGCGATCCTCTTCTGCTTCGTTTTTCTTTACCTCGTTTTCGCGGGCCCCGGTGTTTGGAGCCTGGACCACATGTTGAAATACAAGAGCGCCACGCCGCAAACGAATCCATAG